Within the Oreochromis niloticus isolate F11D_XX unplaced genomic scaffold, O_niloticus_UMD_NMBU tig00001296_pilon, whole genome shotgun sequence genome, the region GGGCGCCGTTTCCTTCGGGATGAGGAAACCGGAACTGGTGGAGAAACAGACACCACCTCCTCATCCTCTGACCACATAGCTGCCAGGAAAGAGGCTGGTGAACGGACAGGCGAACAAGGTCCCAGCTGGCGTGTGGAAGGAGAGGAAGTCCGTGGCAGCGTAGAGGCAGGTGGGGAGTGTGTGTCTGGCCGAGGCAGCGATGGGGGAGATTTAGAGAGTGAGAGAGCAAGCTCACTAGCCCTGACTTGCTCTCTCCAGGCAGTAATGGTGCTATCCAACTTAGTGTCCTTAGCAAACTGAGAAAGCTGAGGGTTATGCCGAATGATGGCATCTACTGCACTTAGCCCGACTGCCATAGTCCGTAAATCCTGTGACTCGGCAATGCGGTCGAGCAGACTCACCATCCGCTCCATCTCAGCGTAGTACTCCGAGGAAAAAGAGTCTGCGGGGTCCATGTTCTGGTCGCGATCTTCTGTTAAGtgtaggctgtgtgcagacaggaagaggacccaaagtgcagactacGGAGACAgacgtgaactcaaaacagctttaatgctgaacccaaaagtgtaacaaaactaagaatacaaaatacacttacgtagacaaaacacacagcaagtTAAGGGTAGATCGCGACAAGGACTgatgaaaacacagggcttaaatacatagagggagcaatcagggaatggacaacaggagggaaacacagctggggcaaatcagaactaacgagacaaggaaagcaaaaccagatacacaaATATgaaacacggactttcaaagtaaaacaggaaacataacacagagacgcgaacttaacaaggggatacagctgacaggggagacagagcaactagagaagacagagacataaaccataagacagaactcaaagaaaccaaagactagaaattataaataatataataaacccaaaaaccctgggtcaacgacccaggcatcctaacacaGAAATCCCACTGACCATCTGTGGCAAGACTTGAAACTTGCTATTCACAGACGCTCTGCATCCAATCTGGCTGAGCTTGAGCTACTTTGCAACGAAAAATAGGCAAAAATTTCGATCTTTACATGTGCAacgctggtagagacataccccaAAAGACttgcagctgtaattgcagtgAAAGTATTGACGCAGGGGGGCTGAATGCAAATGCACACCACACTTTCAAATTTTTATTTGCTTAAAATTTTGAAAACCATGTATCGCCTTCGTACCACTTCACAATTTTGTGCTTCTTTGTGTTGGTTTGTCACTGAAAAGATCAAAGTTTGTGGATGTAAGGTGACAAAATGTGTCAAAGTTCAAGGGGTATGAATACTTTTTCAAGGCACTCTATATGCACCATGTGATGCTGATGAAGAGCACTGACGTAACACTTTGACTGAGGAGAGGAACCTCTCCAACTTTTGAAACGAATGAAACAAAGGCACTAACATGTATGTTTTTATTGATTGATAACAAAGGTGTATAATAACCAGTCCAATGATAGCCATAGATATTCAAAGCAAAAATTATGAGGAAAGAGGAGCACACATCAACAGTAACACGTCCTGAAAGTCACACTCtaacatataaaaataaaagctgctgTAAAGCTGCATGACTGAACAATAATCCAATAATTGATCAAGTCTTCTTTTATATCTGCAGTGATGGAATTTCTGTTCTCCTTTAAAGCTCGCAAACACAAATACAGCTGTGAATTCACGCTACACATGATTAAGCTGAATTATAAAGAATTAAATTCATGATTGATTTAAACATGAGCAGATACACAGACACTGAAACCCTGACAGCAAAATGATCAAAACAGGTTCAGGTTTAATGCAGGAACTGGTATTCTGATTACACTGCTGTCTTAACTGTCACTCGAGGCCAAACGCTGGTATTTGACCTTTGACATTTTGGCCCTGTGCAGGAGCACTCCACAGATCATGGCAACAGCAGCAAGAAGACATCCAGCGATGAAGACCAGGTTCAGGTTCAGGTTGTTCCCTGAAGACCACAAAAGAACCTTTTAGTCTAACTCAAACAAAGCAGCTAATGTTAAGAAGCACTTTGTGTTTCCATACCTGCACTCATGCTGATGTCTGCTGACCTCTTCAAGCGCAGAGGACCCTGGGAAATGAAGTGCGTTGCAGTCTGGATGGCAGAGTCCCTCTTTCGGCGGTGGGAGTGGTGGTGATCGTTTGATGTGGAGTTGATGCATCCCTGTGAGCACCTGCTGTCGGGATTCCCTGCTTCACACATCATTACTGAACAGCTGATGTATACCTGAGGGAAACAGGACACACTGTCAGTATATCAGCAGACCTACAGTTGCCCCCTCTAGTGGAACAAGAGCAGAGCTGCAGTCAAACCTTTGCTTTTACATCCTGGGCTACAAGAAAGCACAAATATCACGGCCTGATTAAGTTCATATGTTTCTGCACAGTTTTCTGTTgtaattttgcctctgtacattagatttcaaatgaaaacaaagaaggTGATTCAAGCAGTTTAATAGAAGGACTGCCTTAGTTGTTCAGGAATTACCAAAAGGTTCTCATCCCAAAGCATAACATATTACACCATGTGACAATTCGTCGGTATGTTATGCGTTCGGAAACATCAGcaaacatgagaaccgtttggaataaatctactttctcatCATTGTTATGTTACGCGTCGGGAATGAGAACTGTCtggaattacagccatttttatacatttgcCACATATTTAGAGTCTCAAAAGTAATTTGACTTTGACGAATAGTGGAAATAGTTTTCCACCAGAAGCACATAACAGAACTAAGCAAATTTTAAAAGAGCaactaaaaattaaataaatacctTTAATTGGGCATATTGATTGGTGCTTTTAGATATCCAGTCTAATCCCACAGTTCTTTACCTGATCGTGCAAACCGATGAACTTGAAGGCCTCGATGCAGAATCTAAACTGTCTCTTGTTGTCGGTCTCATGGATCATCACAGTTGGGTCCACGGGGCACCTAATCAGAGCAGAGCACAAAGACGACACAGCTGCTGTGACTCCATGTCTTACAGTCAAAGCTGCTGCAGATGCAGAGACGTCACAGGGTTTCTACAGCATTTCATaatcaaagaaaagagaaaactttGGTAAAACTCtggttttccttcttttcttttatatattgATCCAATGGTGGGTTTTTGTATCAAACTTGGCCAAATTATCAAATGTTGAGGTAACTGATGTGCCTTAAATAATATACACTTCACTTCCATCAGCACATCCATCATGGATGGATAAACAGTGCAGACAGAACGTGTTCTCATGCGTACCCGTCTTCAATGATGGAGTAGGTTGGTTGGTAATTGGGGTTGTCGTACGGTGAGGCTCTGCAGGACTCCACAAACATCTCGGTGCCATTGACTATGGAGGAAGCGTCTATCTCCATGTAAATCTTCTGCCCTACGTCATACTCCAGAGGGTACGAACTCGGATCAATGATGGTTCTGAACTGGTTGTCGGGGTAAAACTCAAACTGGTAGGTGAACGTGCCGAAGCCTTTATCAAACACTTCCACATTCTTCCTGTGTGCTGTGAAGCCCAGTGACACGTTCCCCTTTTTGGGATACTGACAGTAGAACTCTACTTCCAGGTTATGTTTCCTGGTGATCAGAGCACTGCTGTCATCCACTGTGGTGATTTCATTCTTGAAAATGAGATGTTCCTCGTCTTCCTGCAGAGTCAAACATCACTCTGTCAGTCCTCGTTCTCATatctaaaacaacaacaacagaatagACACAAATGAGCTGTGGTTACCTCGATCTGAGTGCCACAGGCGTTGAGAGGGATGACGCCGATGATGTGAGTGCTGTTGGAGTATCTCTCCAGGCTGCAGAGGGTGTTGCTGGGCTCACTGAGACGCAGCTGATCCTCACGGAGTCCACGGAGGGACGATTTCTCCACCTCTACTCTCATTTCAGACTCAGAGCAGGTCACCTTGGTTTTAACTGAGACAAgttaaaaacatacaaaatatgTTATGATGTAAAAAGAACATACAGACTCATAATTTACCTTATGATACCCATTCAAAGGACTGTTCATTAACACGAGCCTAATGCAGTCCAACACAATAGATTTAAAgattttcagtttatttaaaagttGCCAGAAATTTGTAAAAATTTTCCAAATCCCAATTTCAAAAAGTTGGGATGCAGTGAAGTCTAAAAAACCCATTATTGAgaatagaaaatagaaaatatgtcaaaaaatttgacatattttctgtttttatttttattttatatttatttaattttattaattttttattttttatttttttaattttgatatCAGTGAACTTTAGACTCACTTTCCTCAGTTCCAACTTTTAAGACGACACACCTCATCTCGGACTGATAGACGCCGGACCTGAAGAGACATTAGTGAACAATGATAGGCTGACTTAATGTGTGAATTaaataattcccttttttttttttcttcaaacacTCTTGAGACTGTAAGGCTTAAATCAAATGAGGAGAGCTTCATTATCTAATTTGTTCATAGTGgcattatttatttcaaaagcacatttatttaaacttcTGAGGCCTAGACagaaaataagattttttttaaagcactaaaaacaataaaaagtcaCTTACTGTGAACTCGGGGTGCCGTGGTTATGAGAGTGGGTATTGCCTGGAAAACTGGTCACTGCTGACCTGAAAAACCCACAAAGAGTTAAATCATGACGTTCCTCTCCCAAACTAATTCTGTCTTTAAAGGAATAAAACTGAGGCTAACCCTGTCGCCGATTCAACAGCAAAGCACACTGGGAAATAATCCCCCAGATCGCTGGAGAACGGCGTCCACCGAAGCACAAACTCATTATGTGCGGTTCTGTGCTTGGTCATATTCATTGGCCCACTCATGATGATATCTTGTATTCTGTAAGAAAACAGCAAAAGGAAACAAGGATTTGCTCTTTCATGCTGATCTGAGCTTTCCTGCTGAAGTGATAATAATGTTTCGCTGCCATCAGGCCTCCTCAATCAAGCTTTGTCTCACTCACGCTGCATATGAAGCCTGTGCTTTGATTCTGATCTCCACCTCTTTGTTGACCTCTGCGTGAATGCGCTGTCCGTGTGCAGGTGTTGGGTGCACAAACTGGGGCAAGTATAGTCCCTCCTGGCATGAAGGAGCAGGTGGATCCACTGGAGTACAGTTAGAATAGTAACAAATAAGCATCCATtaacaaaaaaggaagaagcAGCCGTCTGCACGGCAAACGTTTAAGGCTTTAAACAAACGTGAAGTGTGGTTTGATTCTTGGGCTGCTGAAGAATTCAGTGCAAACAGGTAAAACTAATATTAAGATTTTAAGATAAACTGTGGGTCACGTAAGTAAATGAGTACATTTTACAACTTATTtgggaaaaaataataaacgtaacaaataaacacaataagaaGAATACACacttaaaatgatttaaaaaaatataaatgtaggTAACTGAATATATAAAAAGCCTTAAAGATCTGTTGTGATCAGCTGTTTCTACCACAAACTCAAGTCTTAAATCAGTGGCTGTCTTCATGCGCAGAGTCATGAAAGCAGCAACATGCTGAGAACAGTGCAGGCTGGAGTGTGCAGCATCATCACATCATGAAACACTGAGACAAAACTGGGCCTTACCAAGGAAAGAGAACTGCAACGGTAGTTTACTGAGGGGAGGAGAGGTCGCCTGCAGCGGACTCCCCGTAGTCCACCACCATGGTGCAGCTGTAGATGTAGTGGGAGCAGCTGTAGTTGTAGTGGGAGCAGCTGTAGTTGTAGTGGGTGCAGCTGTTGTAGTTGTCCACCACCACCATGATGTGGTAGTGGGTGCGGCTGTAGTTGTAGTGGGAGCGGCTGTAGCtgacccccaccaccaccatggtgcagttgtagttgtagtgggTGGAGCTGTAGTTGTAGTGGGTGGAGCTGTAGTTGTAGTGGGTGCGGCTGTTGTAGTTGTCCACCACCACCATGATGTGGTAGTGGGGGGATATGTAGCTGTTGGATACATGGTGGCGGATCGTTTCCGTCTCGCAGACAGAGGAGACCTGGAGGACTGGGATCCATCAGAGTATCTCAGACTGATGTGTCCTTGTGGGAAATCCTCCACCACCAACTCAAATGAATTCACCAACGCGTCAGCATTGGTGTATTGGTAGTGTAACGTGCAGGAGTCCTAACGATGAGAACATTTTGTAGTTAAAAGAGGCAAAACATGAATCAGTTATTGTACAGTGGATTAGAACATCAGCTAACCTGGTGTAAGTGGAAGCCTGAATGTTGCGTGCAGCCGTAGCACTCGCCACTTCCTGGATTTCCATATCTGCATCTGACTTTGTCTCCATCAGGATCAAATGACATCAGCTTGTAAGTCCGTGGGCAGTTTTCAGGAActctttaataaacacattaacAAAGTCTCTCTCAGTGTCTCACACAGTAACATGAATCATTCACTAGCATGATTATCTTTTATAGAAAAATGATCAAAAaggcagaaagaaaaatatgttcATTGAGAAAGCTGAAGGAAAAATAACCTTACAAAGTAGTTATACAGCAACTGGTAGAGTTCTCATTAATAAACATTTACAgtacaaattaaattaataatcaaatgaaaaatatgattattttatttgataaaaAGTTGATAGAAACAAATGAGTTTATTGTTTCCCTTTTTGAGATAATCAGGTTTTGCCGCAGGATGATGACATTTTGAAATTCTGCAGATTTCAGTTCAGAGGTTAATAGTTTAAATCAGTTTCAGGAAGCTTACCTGAGGAAAGGTAGGATGGCAGTTTCTGGTGCTCTGTTTGGTTTTCCAGTGTCAGATCTTTCTCCCAAATCCACAAGAGTGTTCAAGTACCAATAATGGCTCCAGTAATAGGTACGTGTGGGGATCCAGCAGCAGCTCGCAACCCTGGTATGTTTGGAAATAACACAGTAATTCACCCACCAAGCTCTCGTTTTATGATGATATTAGATTTAATGACTGTGGTGACTTTAGATCAATAACTAACATCAATAATTACACATAATGCAGCACATCAACATTATCATCATACTTCAACTAAAAACATGCTCACCGCATTTCAAAAGGTCTGTTGGTCGGGACGACCCGCGTGGTGACTCTTTCAGCTTCACACCATTGTCTGTTATAGAGTGGAGTATTGGTGCTGCTGTCCAGTATGCCTCTCTGACTTCTGGAGACATAGCCACAGTATCCACTGGAACAATACCAGTAGAGGGAGTAGTAACATCCATCATAGGTGTCTCTGTCCCGAATTTCCACCTGTGGAAAACATCATATAAGCAACTCAGTCAGATTCTCACCAGTTATTTTAGTTTATCACTCCATGTTATCTGTATGAAGAAGGCTCTGTATCTGTTTTTGATCACGTGATCACACTTTTAACACCATCAGTAACAAATGTATATCATGGAAGCCACATCTGCTGCCATTTATTAGTCAAGGCAGTCTGGATTTAGAGGTGAAGAAAGTGAAACACACAATActaatactactaataataataatcaatgaTACATTTTTTGATGAACATTTTTCAGTAAGATCTATTTGACACCTGACTTTTAATAGTTTTAttcaacagtttttaaaaataataaagtttgCCATTTGTTTAAACTTTTATAAAAGACAACATGTGCActagtgcatttaaaaaaaaattatatatttaaaaatgtatggaTAAGTTAAGAAGCaacactttttacatttttaaatttcattttctgaTCATTCTATCTGAATAATCCGACCTGTCCACAGATGATACAAGAATGAATAAAGCCATAAGAATAATCAGTGTGAAAAGATGAGGAGATTCTGTCACATAGTCAAGAAAACAGGTTCACTTATACTGTGATTAATATTAAGTACAGTTAAAAGTTGTGTATCTCACATTAAATGAGCCATCAGGGTTTCTTCCTTTGTAGGTGTAGGTCGTGGTTCCCCCAAAGTAATGAGAAGCCGACACCAGTGAGACCAGGagcagctgaagcaggagcATCAGTGTGGAAGCCATGATCCTCCAATCCC harbors:
- the LOC100710538 gene encoding uncharacterized protein LOC100710538, whose protein sequence is MASTLMLLLQLLLVSLVSASHYFGGTTTYTYKGRNPDGSFNVEIRDRDTYDGCYYSLYWYCSSGYCGYVSRSQRGILDSSTNTPLYNRQWCEAERVTTRVVPTNRPFEMRVASCCWIPTRTYYWSHYWYLNTLVDLGERSDTGKPNRAPETAILPFLRVPENCPRTYKLMSFDPDGDKVRCRYGNPGSGECYGCTQHSGFHLHQDSCTLHYQYTNADALVNSFELVVEDFPQGHISLRYSDGSQSSRSPLSARRKRSATMYPTATYPPTTTSWWWWTTTTAAPTTTTAPPTTTTAPPTTTTTAPWWWWGSATAAPTTTTAAPTTTSWWWWTTTTAAPTTTTAAPTTTTAAPTTSTAAPWWWTTGSPLQATSPPLSKLPLQFSFLVDPPAPSCQEGLYLPQFVHPTPAHGQRIHAEVNKEVEIRIKAQASYAAIQDIIMSGPMNMTKHRTAHNEFVLRWTPFSSDLGDYFPVCFAVESATGSAVTSFPGNTHSHNHGTPSSQSGVYQSEMRCVVLKVGTEEIKTKVTCSESEMRVEVEKSSLRGLREDQLRLSEPSNTLCSLERYSNSTHIIGVIPLNACGTQIEEDEEHLIFKNEITTVDDSSALITRKHNLEVEFYCQYPKKGNVSLGFTAHRKNVEVFDKGFGTFTYQFEFYPDNQFRTIIDPSSYPLEYDVGQKIYMEIDASSIVNGTEMFVESCRASPYDNPNYQPTYSIIEDGCPVDPTVMIHETDNKRQFRFCIEAFKFIGLHDQVYISCSVMMCEAGNPDSRCSQGCINSTSNDHHHSHRRKRDSAIQTATHFISQGPLRLKRSADISMSAGNNLNLNLVFIAGCLLAAVAMICGVLLHRAKMSKVKYQRLASSDS